A region from the Vicia villosa cultivar HV-30 ecotype Madison, WI linkage group LG3, Vvil1.0, whole genome shotgun sequence genome encodes:
- the LOC131656902 gene encoding pectinesterase/pectinesterase inhibitor PPE8B-like, producing MEAVNAAPDNSMTRYVISIKKGVYKEKVFVNEKKWNITMIGEGMGATIITDNMSCGQNKSNYCTYDSATFTVFGPRFIAQDISFMNTAGPENNQALALKSDSDFSAFYRVEISGHQDSLCANTNRQFYRECKISGTSDFIFGYATAVFQNCKILVRKGKAGQQYTITAQGGYQGIPTGFSFQFCDILADYDFLPLINSSSTFLGRPWKSNARTIFMQSNISNMLNPQGWLEWEGAPEYLNTLFFAEYKNYGPGANTKNRVKWSGYHLLNFHQASKFTVANFILGDQWLPSTKIPFTSGL from the exons ATGGAAGCTGTAAATGCAGCACCGGATAATAGCATGACACGGTATGTAATATCTATAAAGAAAGGAGTTTACAAAGAAAAGGTTTTTGTCAATGAAAAGAAGTGGAATATCACTATGATCGGAGAAGGTATGGGAGCCACAATCATAACTGATAACATGAGTTGTggtcaaaataaatcaaattactgTACTTATGACTCAGCTACCTTTA CTGTCTTTGGTCCAAGATTCATAGCACAGGATATTTCTTTCATGAATACTGCTGGTCCAGAAAATAATCAAGCATTGGCACTTAAATCTGACTCCGACTTCTCTGCCTTTTATAGAGTTGAGATTTCTGGTCATCAAGATAGTTTATGTGCCAACACGAATCGTCAATTTTATAGAGAGTGTAAAATTAGTGGCACATCTGACTTTATTTTTGGATATGCCACTGCAGTGTTTCAAAATTGTAAAATATTAGTAAGAAAAGGGAAAGCGGGACAACAATACACAATCACTGCTCAAGGAGGATATCAAGGAATACCAACTggattttcatttcaattttgcGACATATTAGCAGATTATGATTTTTTACCCCTAATTAATTCATCCTCAACATTTCTTGGTAGACCATGGAAGTCAAATGCTAGAACAATTTTCATGCAATCAAACATAAGTAATATGTTGAATCCGCAAGGTTGGTTAGAGTGGGAAGGTGCCCCCGAATATTTAAATACATTGTTTTTTGCAGAATATAAGAATTATGGGCCAGGAGCTAACACCAAAAATCGAGTGAAATGGTCAGGCTACCATTTATTAAATTTTCACCAGGCTAGTAAATTCACAGTAGCAAACTTTATTTTAGGCGATCAATGGTTACCTTCAACGAAAATACCGTTTACTAGTGGATTATGA